One Megasphaera vaginalis (ex Bordigoni et al. 2020) genomic region harbors:
- the xseA gene encoding exodeoxyribonuclease VII large subunit → MNKYVSVTDVVRRIKDDLQKDYRLRSVTMEGNIIGMKRASNGHYYMNICDDECSLRAVLFRSRAGRSMETVREGDHVVVIGTVNVYEKGGTVSFLIERLFSQGVGTLQAEYEQIRKELADGGYFAAEHKKTLPRFPWRVGVLTSPTGAVLHDIRKIAAERNPYIELVVFPIPVQGQGAAEKVAAAVTAAGKNRTLDLLILARGGGSLEDLWCFNSSEVVKAIYQSEVPLISAVGHETDTTLADYAADVRAATPTHAAEMAFPDVAAMELDLAALADRAYRLLQRQIETRQRSLAQQTARLQPKRYNEQLQMKEAAVRHLLQTAEQYFRLKLVKLSGDLGRLQASLQALDPTGLLRKGYGQLEQSGKRISSVQQVAAQEPLLIRLADGVIRTEVKEVIIHGENN, encoded by the coding sequence ATGAATAAATATGTTTCCGTTACAGATGTCGTGCGGCGCATTAAAGACGATCTGCAGAAAGACTATCGTCTTCGCAGCGTCACCATGGAAGGCAACATCATCGGAATGAAGCGAGCTTCCAACGGCCATTACTATATGAATATCTGCGATGACGAATGTTCACTGCGGGCTGTTTTGTTTCGCAGCCGCGCCGGCCGGTCCATGGAGACGGTCCGTGAAGGCGATCATGTCGTCGTTATCGGCACCGTCAATGTTTATGAAAAGGGCGGTACCGTTTCCTTCCTTATCGAGCGCCTGTTCTCACAAGGCGTTGGCACGCTTCAGGCCGAATATGAACAGATCAGAAAAGAGTTGGCTGACGGCGGCTATTTTGCGGCGGAGCATAAAAAAACGCTGCCGCGTTTTCCTTGGCGCGTCGGTGTTCTTACGTCGCCGACAGGGGCCGTGCTTCACGATATACGGAAAATTGCGGCCGAACGGAATCCCTATATTGAACTGGTTGTTTTTCCCATCCCCGTGCAGGGGCAGGGCGCGGCGGAAAAAGTTGCCGCCGCCGTTACGGCTGCAGGGAAGAATAGGACCTTGGATCTGCTCATTCTGGCCCGCGGCGGCGGATCCCTCGAAGATCTCTGGTGTTTTAACAGCTCTGAGGTCGTCAAGGCAATCTATCAGTCTGAAGTGCCGCTGATTTCGGCTGTCGGTCATGAAACCGATACGACTTTGGCCGACTATGCCGCCGATGTGCGGGCAGCGACGCCGACGCATGCTGCCGAAATGGCGTTTCCCGATGTTGCCGCCATGGAGCTTGATTTGGCCGCGTTGGCTGACAGGGCTTATCGGCTTTTGCAGCGGCAAATTGAGACGAGGCAGCGCAGTCTGGCACAGCAGACGGCCCGGCTGCAGCCGAAACGGTATAATGAACAACTGCAGATGAAAGAAGCAGCTGTACGACACTTATTGCAGACGGCGGAACAATATTTTCGGCTGAAGCTGGTGAAGCTTTCCGGCGATCTGGGCAGACTGCAGGCTTCGCTGCAGGCCTTGGATCCGACGGGGCTGCTGCGCAAGGGATACGGACAGTTGGAACAGTCGGGGAAGCGGATTTCTTCCGTACAGCAGGTGGCGGCGCAGGAACCGTTGCTCATACGTCTGGCCGACGGCGTGATTCGAACGGAGGTAAAAGAGGTAATCATTCATGGCGAGAACAACTGA
- a CDS encoding peptidase, whose protein sequence is MKAFLGIDTSCYTTSAALVDASFAVIADERKLLAVPAGERGLSQANMVYQHTRNLPLLIENLMAGAEGCEIRAVAVTDKPRRRADSYMPAFLAGYGAARTLAAALRIPLYTISHQENHLLAVLRGKGAIGAETFYGLHLSGGTTELLRAQPDKEGLQIERIGGTSDISAGQFVDRVGVALGLPFPAGLHVEAASRRAAGTLPLGRIFCSDGAVSYSGPEAKAQRLITAGFDAAEICSWTLRTVWQGLRKMLDCSAAAGMQTLVAAGGVMSNSYLQEALRQYCRHRGIRLILSEPGFSADNASGAAFWAAWKEGGHDE, encoded by the coding sequence ATGAAGGCTTTTCTCGGAATTGATACGAGCTGCTATACGACGTCGGCAGCTCTTGTCGATGCGTCTTTTGCCGTTATTGCCGATGAACGGAAGCTGCTTGCCGTCCCCGCCGGGGAACGGGGACTTTCTCAAGCGAATATGGTTTATCAGCATACGCGTAATTTGCCGCTTCTTATAGAAAATCTGATGGCCGGGGCCGAAGGTTGTGAAATACGTGCCGTAGCGGTGACAGACAAACCGCGGCGCCGTGCTGATTCCTATATGCCGGCCTTTCTTGCGGGATATGGTGCGGCTCGGACGTTGGCGGCCGCGCTGCGCATCCCGCTGTATACGATCAGCCATCAGGAAAACCACCTGCTGGCTGTTCTGCGCGGCAAGGGAGCGATCGGCGCCGAGACGTTTTACGGTCTTCACTTGTCCGGCGGCACGACGGAGCTGCTTCGGGCGCAGCCGGATAAAGAGGGGCTCCAAATTGAACGGATCGGCGGCACGAGCGACATCAGTGCCGGTCAGTTTGTCGATCGCGTCGGCGTGGCCTTGGGACTGCCTTTTCCGGCGGGACTCCATGTCGAGGCGGCAAGTCGCCGGGCTGCAGGTACACTGCCTTTGGGACGTATCTTCTGCAGTGACGGCGCTGTCAGTTATTCCGGCCCCGAAGCGAAGGCCCAGCGGCTTATTACGGCCGGTTTTGACGCGGCGGAGATATGCAGTTGGACATTGCGTACGGTTTGGCAAGGACTGCGGAAAATGTTGGATTGCAGTGCTGCCGCGGGAATGCAGACCTTAGTCGCCGCAGGCGGCGTCATGTCCAATTCTTATTTACAGGAAGCGTTGCGGCAGTATTGCCGGCACCGCGGCATACGACTGATTCTGAGCGAGCCGGGATTCAGTGCCGACAATGCGTCAGGCGCAGCGTTTTGGGCGGCCTGGAAGGAAGGCGGGCACGATGAATAA
- the nusB gene encoding transcription antitermination factor NusB codes for MSRHEARQRALELLFSREFHGENDIQYRELEILEREITDEAAVERDVIGAGDSAEYCAYLLDTVSAHRDELDRIISTYAKDWDVSQMNKADKNIMRLALAELQFPKEPIAANIILNEAVRLAKEYSGVQSSRFVNGILGAYVRRQE; via the coding sequence GTGAGCAGACATGAAGCGCGCCAACGGGCGCTGGAACTTTTGTTTTCCCGTGAATTTCACGGTGAAAACGACATCCAGTACAGGGAACTGGAAATTCTGGAACGTGAAATAACCGATGAGGCCGCCGTCGAGCGGGATGTGATCGGTGCTGGCGACAGCGCAGAATATTGTGCGTATCTTTTGGACACCGTTTCCGCACATCGGGACGAGTTGGACCGGATCATCAGTACCTATGCCAAAGACTGGGACGTGAGCCAAATGAATAAGGCTGACAAAAATATCATGCGGCTGGCGCTGGCTGAGTTGCAATTTCCGAAAGAGCCTATTGCCGCCAATATCATTTTGAATGAAGCCGTCCGGTTGGCAAAGGAATACAGCGGTGTGCAGTCTTCCCGTTTCGTCAACGGCATTTTGGGGGCTTATGTGAGGCGGCAGGAGTGA
- a CDS encoding Asp23/Gls24 family envelope stress response protein yields MNDEQAAYTVRSQAVQKVVQIAAANTDGVIPQKIGVSVKGGAADLAVSVRITARYGCHLRKLATAVQCHVNQAVTAMLGTTAGEITVTVENVAEGEP; encoded by the coding sequence ATGAATGACGAACAGGCGGCTTATACGGTACGCAGTCAGGCCGTGCAAAAGGTCGTGCAAATTGCTGCAGCCAATACGGACGGCGTAATTCCGCAGAAGATCGGCGTTTCCGTCAAGGGCGGCGCCGCCGATTTAGCCGTTTCCGTCCGGATCACAGCACGGTACGGCTGTCATTTGCGGAAACTGGCCACAGCCGTTCAATGCCACGTCAATCAGGCCGTAACGGCGATGTTGGGAACGACGGCCGGTGAAATTACCGTGACGGTGGAAAACGTAGCCGAAGGAGAACCGTAA
- a CDS encoding Asp23/Gls24 family envelope stress response protein produces the protein METTEKNEFGTIHISDRAVAVLATKAVAAVSPQVSLHRSFAETAARKIGRLGDGYGVDVRLRDQEIELTVRIDVKYGMRVPDLAIQVQQAVKDTLEEMTGYTVTAVHVLVQSISFDGTGEGQDE, from the coding sequence ATGGAAACGACGGAAAAAAACGAATTCGGCACGATTCACATTTCGGATCGTGCTGTGGCCGTGCTGGCGACAAAGGCCGTTGCTGCCGTATCGCCGCAGGTGTCGCTTCACCGGAGTTTCGCCGAGACGGCGGCGCGCAAGATAGGCCGTCTGGGTGACGGGTACGGCGTCGACGTAAGACTGCGCGATCAGGAGATTGAGCTGACCGTCCGCATTGATGTGAAGTACGGCATGCGGGTTCCCGATTTGGCGATTCAGGTGCAGCAGGCGGTAAAGGATACGCTGGAAGAAATGACGGGGTATACCGTTACGGCTGTGCATGTGTTGGTGCAGTCGATCAGCTTCGACGGCACCGGGGAGGGACAAGATGAATGA
- the efp gene encoding elongation factor P, whose product MITSNDFRPGVTIEIDGQVWQVVEFQHVKPGKGAAFVRAKIKNLETSAVVERTWNAGEKVQDGHVDRRQMQYLYENEGMYCFMDNETYEQIELDKGSIGDTINFLKEEMTVSVMMFKGKVIGIDLPASVELKVVETDPGVRGDTATGGSKPAKLETGYVVKVPLFINEGEVLQIDTRTGQYMGRA is encoded by the coding sequence ATGATTACAAGTAATGATTTCAGACCGGGTGTAACGATTGAGATTGACGGTCAAGTATGGCAGGTTGTCGAATTCCAGCATGTAAAGCCGGGTAAGGGCGCAGCCTTCGTTCGGGCCAAAATCAAAAATCTGGAAACGAGCGCCGTCGTTGAACGTACGTGGAATGCCGGCGAAAAAGTACAGGACGGCCACGTTGACCGTCGTCAGATGCAGTACCTCTATGAAAATGAAGGCATGTACTGCTTCATGGATAACGAAACGTATGAACAGATCGAATTGGATAAGGGCAGCATCGGCGATACGATCAATTTCTTAAAAGAAGAAATGACCGTTTCGGTCATGATGTTCAAAGGTAAGGTCATCGGCATCGACCTGCCGGCATCGGTCGAACTCAAGGTCGTCGAAACGGATCCCGGTGTTCGCGGCGATACGGCGACGGGCGGCAGTAAACCGGCCAAATTGGAAACGGGGTATGTCGTCAAGGTTCCGCTTTTCATCAATGAAGGGGAAGTGCTCCAGATAGACACGAGAACCGGTCAGTACATGGGCCGTGCATAA
- a CDS encoding M24 family metallopeptidase encodes MIEKRLIRLRAFLRERSVKGILLRKPENLRYFSGFTGGEGALVVTADTAVLWTDSRYTEQAAGESGAWYAVKNHEGSLAAAVAETIRTAHVAILAYETDFLTHSFYEAVNELGELTWEGVDTALLRAVKESHELTATRKACTIADKAFAELLPYIKAGVTEKALAAELESRMLLLGSEGKSFVTIVASGRRSALPHGAASPKVIENGDFVTFDFGAVWDGYHSDMTRTVVVGRASEEQRAFYETVLTAQEIGVAAVRAGAVCRDVDAAVRQYFEERGVAAYFTHSLGHGTGLEVHEQPVLSPRSQGTLEENMIVTVEPGLYIEGKYGVRIEDSVVVTAQGCEIVTKTPKKLIELV; translated from the coding sequence GTGATTGAAAAAAGATTGATACGATTACGTGCGTTTCTGCGAGAACGGAGCGTTAAGGGCATCTTGTTGCGAAAGCCGGAAAACCTCCGGTATTTCAGCGGTTTTACAGGCGGTGAAGGAGCTCTTGTCGTAACGGCGGATACGGCCGTTCTCTGGACGGATTCCCGGTATACGGAACAGGCTGCCGGCGAGAGCGGCGCCTGGTATGCGGTCAAAAACCATGAAGGCAGTCTTGCCGCGGCTGTGGCGGAAACGATCCGTACGGCTCATGTCGCGATTCTGGCTTATGAAACGGATTTTCTTACGCATTCGTTTTATGAAGCCGTCAACGAACTCGGCGAACTTACTTGGGAAGGCGTCGATACGGCCTTGCTGCGCGCCGTAAAGGAGTCGCATGAATTAACGGCGACCCGTAAAGCCTGCACCATTGCCGACAAGGCGTTTGCCGAGCTTTTGCCGTATATCAAGGCGGGCGTAACGGAAAAGGCATTGGCTGCCGAGCTGGAAAGCCGCATGTTATTGCTCGGCTCGGAAGGAAAGTCGTTTGTGACGATCGTGGCTTCCGGCCGGCGTTCGGCATTGCCGCACGGTGCGGCAAGTCCTAAAGTCATTGAAAACGGCGATTTCGTCACTTTTGATTTCGGCGCCGTTTGGGACGGCTACCATTCGGACATGACGCGCACCGTCGTCGTCGGCAGGGCCAGCGAAGAACAGAGGGCGTTTTACGAAACCGTTTTGACGGCTCAGGAGATCGGCGTGGCTGCCGTCAGGGCAGGGGCCGTCTGCCGCGACGTCGACGCTGCCGTGCGGCAGTATTTTGAAGAACGCGGCGTAGCCGCCTATTTTACGCATTCCTTAGGACACGGGACGGGCTTGGAAGTCCATGAACAGCCTGTTTTGTCCCCGCGATCACAAGGAACGCTGGAAGAGAATATGATAGTCACGGTCGAACCGGGGCTGTACATAGAAGGTAAATACGGCGTCCGCATTGAGGACTCCGTTGTCGTAACGGCTCAAGGCTGTGAAATAGTAACGAAAACCCCAAAAAAATTGATAGAATTGGTTTAG
- a CDS encoding pseudouridine synthase, protein MSKRLMRLDKLLGHSGFGTRREVKELCKGGHVRVDGALCRDSAVKVDMAAAVTVDGVPAVYEEFHYFMLHKPAGLLSATADPTAETVLDLFPADLRRLGLFPVGRLDKDTTGLLLITDDGQWAHRIISPKCAVVKTYEAVVSGVIPADIDDRFHSGVVLADGLRCLPARAERKGGETLLVSVCEGKYHQVKRMCAAVGLTVERLHRLSVGALVLDESLAPGTFRSLQQEERELPFG, encoded by the coding sequence GTGAGCAAACGATTGATGCGCCTCGACAAATTGCTCGGGCACAGCGGTTTCGGTACGCGGCGCGAGGTAAAGGAACTTTGCAAAGGCGGGCATGTCCGAGTGGACGGCGCTCTTTGCCGTGACAGCGCAGTCAAAGTCGACATGGCCGCCGCGGTCACTGTCGACGGCGTGCCGGCAGTATATGAAGAATTTCATTATTTTATGCTCCATAAGCCGGCCGGACTCCTTTCGGCGACGGCAGATCCGACTGCTGAGACGGTGCTCGATTTATTTCCTGCCGATTTGCGTCGGCTCGGACTTTTTCCGGTAGGCCGGCTCGACAAGGATACGACAGGGTTGCTTCTGATTACCGATGACGGACAGTGGGCACATCGGATCATTTCACCGAAGTGCGCCGTCGTTAAAACGTATGAGGCTGTCGTGTCCGGCGTAATTCCTGCCGATATTGACGATCGTTTTCACAGCGGCGTCGTTTTGGCCGACGGACTCCGTTGTCTGCCGGCACGGGCTGAGCGGAAAGGCGGGGAGACACTGCTCGTTTCCGTTTGTGAAGGGAAATATCATCAGGTAAAGCGGATGTGCGCCGCTGTCGGTCTCACTGTGGAACGTTTGCACCGGTTGTCCGTCGGGGCGTTGGTGCTGGATGAATCCTTAGCGCCGGGGACATTTCGGTCCCTGCAGCAGGAAGAAAGGGAACTGCCTTTCGGCTAA
- the cobC gene encoding alpha-ribazole phosphatase: MIKLYLARHGETDGNAQQWYQGSTDMPLNRRGIEQANCLSEFLKDVPFAAVYSSTLSRAKKTAEIVAAPHGLPVETHKELMEINFGLWEGHTYKEITEQWPGEIEAFYDSNGTMPAHGGESFAQVKERAGKKTRELLAGHHDGDAVLIAAHGATIRCILFDLLGLDLTRIWCFQQYNTAFNIIEYYGEKNVMTLMNCTNHLEGMTGYQAQWEDMDSL, from the coding sequence ATGATAAAACTTTACCTCGCTCGTCATGGTGAAACAGACGGAAACGCGCAACAGTGGTATCAGGGTTCGACGGATATGCCGCTGAACCGTCGCGGTATCGAACAGGCGAACTGCTTGAGCGAATTTTTAAAAGATGTGCCCTTTGCAGCGGTTTACAGCAGTACGCTGTCACGGGCAAAAAAGACGGCGGAAATCGTTGCCGCGCCGCACGGTTTGCCTGTGGAAACGCATAAAGAACTGATGGAAATCAATTTTGGCCTCTGGGAAGGTCATACGTATAAAGAAATTACGGAGCAATGGCCCGGGGAGATTGAGGCGTTCTATGATTCCAACGGGACGATGCCTGCTCATGGCGGCGAATCCTTTGCTCAAGTAAAAGAACGAGCCGGCAAAAAGACGCGTGAATTGTTGGCCGGCCATCATGACGGCGATGCCGTGCTGATCGCTGCGCACGGCGCTACGATCCGTTGTATCCTCTTTGATCTGCTCGGATTGGATCTGACGCGTATTTGGTGTTTCCAACAGTATAATACGGCTTTTAACATTATCGAATATTACGGAGAAAAGAACGTGATGACGCTGATGAATTGCACGAACCACCTGGAAGGAATGACCGGTTATCAGGCACAGTGGGAGGATATGGACAGCTTGTGA
- the cobS gene encoding adenosylcobinamide-GDP ribazoletransferase — protein MKSFFMALQFLSRLTVVKQTTWSDADFGRSVVWFPLVGTLLGAVLCLLYHALGYVFSGLLLSLLVTAAWFWLTGGLHADGYMDTADGIFSGRSRERMLVIMKDSRVGANGVIAFFFLAAFKLVSINTIAPATLPYVLLSVPTAARYGTLVSIFCFPYARETGLGRTFALYGPSYPLVRALIPALLPIVFVGPAHLLYLGGAVLISLLANRQLVRLLGGTTGDTYGAVLEFTELLLLLAAAA, from the coding sequence ATGAAGTCATTTTTTATGGCACTTCAATTCTTGTCACGGCTTACGGTGGTGAAGCAAACAACATGGTCCGATGCCGATTTCGGCCGTTCCGTCGTTTGGTTCCCCTTGGTCGGGACGCTGCTTGGCGCCGTTCTCTGTCTGCTGTATCATGCTCTCGGTTACGTTTTTTCCGGCCTGCTCTTATCGCTCCTAGTCACGGCCGCCTGGTTCTGGCTTACCGGCGGGCTTCACGCCGACGGATATATGGATACGGCAGACGGCATTTTTTCCGGACGCAGCCGGGAACGGATGTTGGTAATCATGAAGGACAGCCGTGTCGGCGCGAACGGGGTTATAGCCTTTTTCTTTCTGGCCGCCTTTAAGCTTGTTTCCATCAATACGATTGCGCCGGCCACGCTGCCCTATGTGTTGCTCAGCGTTCCGACGGCGGCACGGTACGGCACGTTGGTCAGTATCTTTTGTTTCCCTTATGCCAGAGAGACGGGATTGGGTCGGACCTTTGCTTTGTACGGACCGTCCTATCCGCTGGTCAGAGCGCTGATTCCGGCGTTGCTTCCCATCGTTTTCGTCGGTCCCGCACACCTGCTCTACCTCGGCGGCGCCGTATTGATCTCCCTGTTGGCCAATCGGCAACTGGTTCGCCTTCTGGGCGGCACGACAGGCGATACGTACGGCGCTGTTCTGGAGTTTACGGAATTATTACTTTTGCTCGCCGCGGCAGCCTAG
- the cobU gene encoding bifunctional adenosylcobinamide kinase/adenosylcobinamide-phosphate guanylyltransferase → MEKRLILVTGGARSGKSNFAERLLALCDGTKGYIATAVNDDAEMGRRIKRHQERRPQSWRTFEVPQRLAERLPQILTAVDAALIDCLTVYLSNWLFFHRSLPEDMAAERALAEVDSLLAAAAASGKTVIFVTNEVGGGIVPMEKLSRFYRDLSGLMNQRVAAAADAVYLSVAGITLEIKSRQVLLPEAER, encoded by the coding sequence ATGGAAAAGAGATTGATTTTGGTTACCGGCGGTGCACGCAGCGGTAAAAGTAATTTTGCCGAGAGACTGTTGGCCCTGTGTGACGGCACCAAAGGATATATCGCTACAGCCGTGAATGATGACGCGGAAATGGGGCGGCGGATCAAGCGGCATCAGGAACGGCGGCCGCAATCGTGGCGGACCTTCGAGGTGCCGCAGCGACTGGCGGAACGACTGCCGCAGATCCTGACCGCCGTAGATGCGGCGCTCATCGACTGCCTGACCGTTTACTTGTCGAATTGGCTGTTTTTCCATCGGTCACTGCCGGAAGATATGGCTGCAGAACGGGCACTGGCTGAAGTCGACTCTCTTTTGGCCGCTGCGGCTGCTTCCGGTAAAACCGTCATCTTCGTGACGAATGAAGTAGGCGGCGGCATCGTGCCGATGGAAAAATTGAGTCGTTTTTACCGTGACCTGTCCGGCCTGATGAATCAACGTGTCGCGGCAGCCGCCGACGCAGTCTATCTTTCCGTTGCCGGTATCACGCTGGAGATCAAGAGTCGTCAGGTTCTGTTGCCGGAGGCGGAGCGATGA
- a CDS encoding MogA/MoaB family molybdenum cofactor biosynthesis protein, translated as MSKRQTEERPLRVAILTISNSRTFSDDTNGLMIQSALMAAGHQVVDYAIVKDDREAIESHIHEWVCSVDVVITSGGTGIAKRDVTLETVRPMFDKEIPEFSGMLALFAYRRACGVQALAYRSAAGVIHQCLTFCLPGQPNIIKLGMEKIIIPEMNHLKDEINK; from the coding sequence TTGAGTAAACGGCAAACGGAAGAGAGACCTCTGCGTGTGGCCATTTTGACGATCAGCAACAGCCGCACCTTTTCTGACGATACGAACGGGCTGATGATCCAGTCGGCATTGATGGCCGCCGGTCACCAAGTCGTCGATTATGCTATCGTCAAGGATGACAGAGAGGCGATTGAAAGCCATATTCATGAGTGGGTTTGCAGTGTTGACGTGGTCATCACGAGCGGCGGAACGGGGATTGCCAAGCGGGATGTCACCTTGGAAACGGTACGGCCGATGTTTGATAAGGAGATTCCCGAATTCAGCGGCATGCTGGCGCTTTTTGCGTATCGCCGCGCCTGCGGCGTACAGGCGTTGGCGTATCGGTCGGCAGCCGGCGTCATTCATCAATGTCTGACCTTCTGCCTGCCTGGTCAACCGAATATTATTAAGCTCGGCATGGAAAAGATCATTATTCCGGAAATGAATCATTTGAAGGATGAAATCAATAAATAG
- a CDS encoding exonuclease domain-containing protein — protein sequence MNSLLNFAGAAIALLFIAAVFYSLLSTMKKRRNEGKAKKELSTKQHVVVTDLHQYDIQPKNGYYRYDIEETTYVKRFPRRFTAISLELASNQPYSICLIGFAEYEDNELKDQHYFYVRPPENDLSMVQCADLTWESLSKADEFGEYWQAGMNRYFENTILVAHNAPFVMGCIFHALKIYGIEAPVCRFIDTLEIARKSYHFTTNTLESICSEMDIDVERHNSLSEAAAIGQFLLLSHQDYPVSLPRICYLNGTPTETEIMAAAVAAVEREEETAAVMFAPLPSSPELLQRLLDKNYITAGKKADTYYATDEGLDFSESVDKGNK from the coding sequence ATGAATTCACTGCTCAATTTCGCCGGCGCCGCCATCGCGCTGCTCTTCATTGCCGCGGTTTTTTATTCGCTTCTGTCTACCATGAAAAAGCGCCGCAACGAAGGGAAGGCAAAAAAAGAATTGTCTACGAAACAACACGTCGTCGTAACGGATCTGCACCAATACGATATTCAGCCGAAGAACGGCTATTACCGCTACGACATTGAAGAAACGACATATGTCAAACGATTCCCCCGCCGCTTTACGGCCATCTCTCTGGAACTGGCGTCTAATCAGCCCTATTCGATCTGTCTCATCGGTTTCGCAGAATACGAAGATAACGAATTGAAGGATCAGCATTATTTCTATGTCCGTCCGCCTGAAAACGACCTGTCCATGGTCCAATGTGCCGATCTGACTTGGGAATCGCTAAGTAAAGCTGATGAATTCGGCGAATATTGGCAAGCCGGCATGAACCGCTATTTTGAAAATACGATCCTCGTCGCTCATAACGCGCCATTCGTTATGGGCTGTATTTTCCATGCACTGAAAATTTACGGCATTGAAGCTCCCGTCTGCCGCTTTATTGATACGCTGGAGATTGCCAGAAAATCCTATCATTTCACAACCAATACGCTGGAATCGATTTGCAGCGAAATGGATATTGACGTCGAACGGCATAATTCTCTCAGCGAAGCTGCCGCCATCGGGCAGTTTCTCTTGCTGTCCCATCAGGATTATCCCGTATCTCTGCCGCGCATATGCTATCTAAACGGAACACCGACGGAAACGGAAATCATGGCCGCCGCCGTCGCCGCCGTCGAACGGGAAGAAGAGACGGCGGCAGTAATGTTTGCGCCGCTGCCGTCGTCACCGGAACTGCTGCAGCGCCTTCTCGACAAGAACTATATCACTGCCGGCAAAAAGGCAGACACGTACTACGCCACCGACGAGGGGCTCGACTTCTCCGAGTCCGTCGATAAGGGCAACAAATGA
- a CDS encoding NAD(P)H-dependent oxidoreductase yields MNDIGKKITDALQYRFACKKYDKNKQVSDADFHTILEAARLSPSSFGYEPWRFLVIERQDVKDALYPIAWGARNSLEGASHLVVILARKAVDMNYASPYITHIMKDIQQFPDDIGAARRKGFENFQKNDFKLLESDRAMFDWACKQTYIALADMLMTAALLGVDACPIEGFDREKVEAMLAEKGVLDREHFGVSVMVSFGYRSGDHRPKTRQQQDDVVQWIR; encoded by the coding sequence ATGAATGATATAGGAAAGAAAATTACAGATGCTTTGCAATATCGGTTTGCTTGTAAGAAGTATGACAAAAATAAACAGGTCTCGGATGCTGATTTCCACACGATTTTGGAAGCGGCTCGCCTTTCGCCGAGTTCTTTCGGTTATGAGCCGTGGCGTTTTTTGGTTATCGAACGGCAAGATGTCAAAGATGCCCTCTATCCGATTGCCTGGGGCGCCCGCAACAGTCTCGAAGGCGCCAGTCATTTGGTCGTTATTTTAGCTCGCAAGGCTGTTGATATGAACTATGCTTCTCCCTATATTACCCATATAATGAAGGATATTCAGCAATTTCCCGACGATATCGGCGCAGCCAGGCGAAAGGGATTCGAAAATTTTCAGAAAAATGATTTTAAGCTGTTGGAAAGTGATCGGGCCATGTTCGACTGGGCTTGCAAGCAGACATATATCGCCTTGGCGGACATGTTGATGACGGCGGCGCTGCTCGGCGTGGATGCCTGCCCGATTGAAGGCTTCGATCGGGAAAAGGTTGAAGCCATGTTGGCGGAAAAAGGCGTTCTCGACAGGGAACATTTCGGCGTTTCCGTCATGGTCTCGTTCGGTTATCGCAGCGGCGATCACCGTCCGAAAACGCGCCAGCAGCAAGATGATGTCGTGCAATGGATTCGGTGA
- a CDS encoding phosphoribosyltransferase family protein, which yields MAKRYYELHVAGCTRQLPILNVTDKLAIAGFVILGDTEIVENTAKEMVKKIPADTEVLMTAETKGIPLAAEMARILGMKRYVIARKSVKAYMENPLIVEDESITTQGKQMLCLMDTDIALIRNKKTLLLDDVISTGGSMRALAELAEKAGAEIIGKAAILAEGDAAMRQDIIYLEKLPLFDAE from the coding sequence TTGGCAAAGCGATATTATGAGCTCCATGTGGCAGGCTGCACACGGCAGTTGCCCATTTTGAACGTGACGGACAAATTGGCGATCGCCGGATTCGTGATTCTCGGCGATACGGAAATCGTGGAAAATACGGCGAAAGAGATGGTAAAAAAGATTCCTGCCGATACGGAAGTACTGATGACGGCGGAAACGAAGGGGATTCCGTTGGCTGCCGAAATGGCGCGTATCCTCGGTATGAAGCGGTATGTCATTGCCCGCAAATCGGTTAAGGCCTATATGGAAAATCCGTTAATTGTGGAAGACGAATCGATTACGACGCAGGGGAAACAGATGCTCTGTCTGATGGATACGGATATTGCCTTGATCCGCAACAAGAAAACTCTTCTCCTTGACGATGTCATCAGCACAGGCGGGTCGATGAGAGCGCTGGCCGAATTGGCCGAAAAAGCCGGAGCCGAGATCATCGGCAAAGCGGCGATCCTGGCGGAGGGCGACGCGGCGATGCGGCAGGATATCATTTATTTGGAAAAGCTGCCTCTTTTTGACGCGGAATAA